A region from the Halosolutus gelatinilyticus genome encodes:
- a CDS encoding glycosyltransferase, with product MRIGFFTDSYFPEIDGVTYTIDLWREELERAGHEVFVVYPDGDYEPGDREIPVPSLPNPCYPGYRIPLGTRLSKLPDLDVVHCHGPAPVGILGRYYARKRDIPAIYTHHTPLEEYVQQSVKLESIAALLERLYLPWENAFLRSFDVVTASTSRIDRDVRHVPLPVGIDMEFFRPTEADWYPDPDRTVIGYSGRISMEKNVDEILRVAAVRPEYDFVVVGEGPRRDRLERNAPDNVRFRDFRPRSQLPIFYSSIDVFVTASTADTLGLSTLEANACGTPVVAADVPPFDRTIGPGNGERFAYGDVDAMAAAIDACLDVDRDTRAAVERYSVDRTLAYLERLYYDLWLLDREPSTTIESRWPQSRNE from the coding sequence ATGCGGATCGGATTCTTCACGGACAGTTACTTCCCCGAGATCGACGGCGTCACGTACACGATCGACCTCTGGCGGGAGGAGCTGGAACGGGCGGGCCACGAGGTGTTCGTCGTGTACCCGGACGGGGACTACGAGCCCGGAGACCGCGAAATCCCCGTCCCGTCGCTCCCGAACCCGTGTTATCCCGGCTACCGAATCCCGCTGGGGACGCGTCTCTCGAAACTTCCCGACCTCGACGTCGTCCACTGCCACGGTCCGGCGCCAGTCGGCATCCTCGGCCGGTACTACGCGCGCAAGCGCGATATTCCGGCGATCTACACCCACCACACGCCCCTCGAGGAGTACGTTCAACAAAGCGTCAAACTCGAGTCGATCGCGGCACTTCTCGAACGACTGTACCTCCCGTGGGAGAACGCGTTCCTGCGGAGTTTCGACGTCGTCACCGCCTCGACGAGCCGAATCGATCGCGACGTCCGCCACGTTCCGCTCCCGGTCGGGATCGATATGGAGTTCTTCCGGCCGACCGAGGCGGACTGGTATCCCGACCCCGATCGGACGGTGATCGGGTACAGCGGCCGCATCAGCATGGAGAAAAACGTCGACGAGATCCTGCGCGTCGCGGCCGTTCGTCCGGAGTACGACTTCGTCGTCGTCGGCGAGGGACCGCGCCGCGACCGCCTCGAACGGAACGCACCCGACAACGTTCGGTTTCGGGACTTCCGTCCGCGATCGCAGTTACCGATCTTCTACTCCTCGATCGACGTCTTCGTCACCGCGTCGACGGCGGATACCCTTGGGCTGTCGACGCTCGAGGCGAACGCCTGCGGGACGCCCGTCGTCGCCGCGGACGTCCCGCCGTTCGATCGGACGATCGGTCCCGGAAACGGCGAGCGGTTCGCGTACGGCGACGTCGACGCGATGGCCGCCGCGATCGACGCGTGTCTCGACGTCGATCGGGACACCAGGGCGGCCGTCGAACGGTACTCGGTCGATCGAACCCTGGCGTACCTGGAGCGATTGTACTACGACCTGTGGCTCTTGGATCGCGAGCCGTCGACGACCATCGAAAGCCGGTGGCCGCAGTCCCGAAACGAGTAG
- a CDS encoding lysylphosphatidylglycerol synthase transmembrane domain-containing protein: MNGRRRRAFLVGTLGTIVVFAVLFTLVGARRVVRSLLTAEPSLVAATFGLALCWLIAWSLMLRTVMRSLEIGLSVQTSFLVYAGAVFANNVTPFGQAGGEPIAAALISKASDAEYETSLVGIASVDICNVVPSVSLVLVGVGAYAATATVGERIQDAVGLAIVLVGGTGLVIGFAWRYRATIVERAPAIVASVGGFLGGGRLDGESLEAELEKRLHRMFEDVDRVRTDRRRLAVVIGLSLVGWLFQAIALLAAFAALGHGVSIAVALFVVPLGYVAGSTPLPGGLGGIEAALVAMLVPATGIAAPAVTAAVLIFRGAVFWMPILVGGGSIAALGARAVT; this comes from the coding sequence ATGAACGGTCGCCGCCGACGTGCGTTTCTCGTCGGCACCCTGGGAACGATCGTCGTCTTCGCGGTGCTGTTCACCCTCGTCGGAGCGCGCCGCGTCGTCCGCTCATTGCTGACGGCGGAGCCCTCGCTCGTGGCCGCAACGTTCGGTCTCGCGCTCTGTTGGCTAATCGCCTGGAGTCTCATGCTCCGTACCGTGATGCGGTCGCTGGAGATCGGCCTCTCCGTCCAAACGTCGTTTCTCGTCTACGCGGGCGCCGTCTTCGCGAACAACGTCACGCCGTTCGGGCAGGCCGGCGGCGAACCCATCGCGGCGGCGCTCATCTCGAAGGCGTCCGACGCCGAGTACGAAACCAGCCTCGTCGGAATCGCGAGCGTCGATATCTGTAACGTCGTCCCCTCAGTCTCGCTGGTCCTGGTCGGCGTCGGCGCCTACGCGGCGACCGCGACCGTCGGCGAGCGCATTCAGGATGCCGTTGGCCTTGCGATCGTCCTGGTCGGCGGGACCGGACTCGTCATCGGGTTCGCGTGGCGATACCGGGCGACGATCGTCGAGCGGGCACCGGCGATCGTCGCCTCGGTCGGCGGGTTTCTCGGCGGCGGCCGCCTCGATGGCGAGTCCCTCGAGGCGGAACTCGAGAAGCGACTGCACCGGATGTTCGAGGACGTCGACCGAGTCCGAACGGACAGGCGACGGCTCGCCGTCGTGATCGGCCTCTCGCTCGTCGGGTGGCTCTTTCAGGCGATCGCGCTGCTCGCGGCGTTCGCCGCGCTCGGCCACGGCGTTTCGATCGCCGTCGCCCTGTTCGTGGTTCCGCTCGGGTACGTCGCGGGATCCACCCCGTTACCCGGCGGACTCGGCGGGATCGAGGCCGCGCTCGTCGCGATGCTCGTGCCGGCGACCGGGATCGCCGCGCCCGCCGTCACCGCCGCCGTGCTCATTTTCAGGGGCGCGGTGTTCTGGATGCCGATCCTCGTCGGCGGCGGATCGATCGCGGCGCTCGGCGCCCGCGCCGTCACGTGA
- a CDS encoding Lrp/AsnC family transcriptional regulator: MSEREVLELLRENARYSTADIARMTDLDGTEVEAVIEELEAAGVVRGYQAVVDWDKLEDERVRAEVELNVRLDRETGYGDIAERLARFPQVKALRLVSGDYDFDMEVEGDSIREVSQFISEKVAPVPEITQTVTHYVMTSYKENGIELGDGEDDDRLSVSP, encoded by the coding sequence ATGAGCGAACGCGAGGTGCTCGAGTTGCTTCGTGAGAACGCGCGCTACTCTACGGCGGATATCGCGCGAATGACCGATCTCGACGGGACCGAGGTCGAGGCAGTCATCGAGGAACTCGAAGCAGCAGGCGTGGTTCGCGGCTACCAGGCGGTCGTCGACTGGGACAAACTGGAAGACGAACGCGTCCGCGCCGAGGTGGAGCTCAACGTTCGTCTCGATCGCGAGACGGGCTACGGCGACATCGCGGAGCGCCTCGCACGGTTTCCGCAGGTCAAAGCCCTGCGCCTGGTCAGCGGCGACTACGACTTCGACATGGAAGTCGAGGGCGACTCCATTCGCGAGGTCTCCCAGTTCATCAGCGAGAAGGTCGCGCCCGTCCCCGAGATCACCCAGACGGTCACTCACTACGTGATGACCTCCTACAAGGAAAACGGGATCGAACTCGGCGACGGGGAGGACGACGATCGCCTCTCGGTCTCGCCATGA
- a CDS encoding pyridoxal phosphate-dependent aminotransferase, with product MTIELSDRVKTVPPSGIRRFFEIAEERDEVISLGVGEPDFSTPWAARDAAIASLEQGKTSYTANRGTRELRESIADYVADRFNLGYDPDEEIIVTAGASEAVDLAFRAFVDPGDTVAIAQPSYISYEPGVIFAGGEVLPVPTRKEDDFRLTAEALDAAGAADADALVCCYPNNPTGAIMRKEDLKPIADFVREHDLTVLSDEIYAELTYDVDESHSSARKTKSSVGDHASIATFDGMRERTIVFNGFSKAHAMTGLRLGYALGPAGAIGAMNKIHQYTMLSAPTTAQHAALEALDSCDDDVREMVDQYDRRRRFVLSRFREIGMDVFEARGAFYCFPEVPGNFTAEEFAEEVLREQGVAVVPGDVFGAGGEGHLRISYATGLDDLREALNRIEAFVDEHV from the coding sequence ATGACGATCGAGCTGTCAGACCGCGTCAAGACGGTTCCGCCGTCGGGCATCCGGCGGTTCTTCGAAATCGCCGAGGAGCGCGACGAGGTCATCTCGCTCGGCGTCGGCGAACCCGACTTCTCGACGCCGTGGGCCGCCCGCGACGCCGCGATCGCGTCCCTGGAGCAGGGCAAGACCTCCTACACCGCAAACCGCGGCACACGCGAACTCCGCGAGTCGATCGCCGACTACGTCGCCGACCGGTTCAACCTCGGCTACGACCCCGACGAGGAGATCATCGTCACCGCCGGCGCGAGCGAGGCGGTCGACCTCGCCTTTCGCGCGTTCGTCGATCCGGGCGACACGGTGGCGATCGCCCAGCCGTCGTACATCTCCTACGAACCCGGCGTGATCTTCGCCGGCGGCGAGGTCCTGCCCGTTCCGACCCGGAAGGAGGACGACTTCCGGCTCACCGCCGAGGCGCTCGACGCGGCCGGCGCCGCGGACGCCGACGCACTCGTCTGTTGTTACCCGAACAATCCGACGGGCGCGATCATGCGCAAGGAAGATCTCAAACCGATCGCCGACTTCGTCCGCGAGCACGACCTCACGGTGCTGTCGGACGAGATCTACGCCGAGTTGACCTACGACGTCGACGAGTCACACTCGTCTGCTCGGAAGACGAAGTCTTCCGTTGGCGACCACGCGTCGATCGCGACGTTCGACGGGATGCGCGAGCGGACGATCGTGTTCAACGGCTTCTCGAAGGCCCACGCGATGACCGGCCTCCGACTCGGCTACGCGCTCGGGCCCGCCGGCGCGATCGGGGCGATGAACAAGATCCACCAGTACACGATGCTGTCGGCGCCGACGACCGCCCAGCACGCCGCCCTGGAGGCGCTCGACTCCTGCGACGACGACGTCCGGGAGATGGTCGACCAGTACGATCGTCGCCGCCGGTTCGTCCTCTCGCGGTTCCGCGAGATCGGCATGGACGTGTTCGAGGCCCGGGGTGCGTTCTACTGCTTCCCCGAGGTGCCCGGGAACTTCACCGCGGAGGAGTTCGCCGAGGAGGTCCTCCGCGAACAGGGCGTCGCGGTCGTCCCGGGCGACGTCTTCGGCGCGGGCGGCGAGGGACACCTTCGGATCTCCTACGCGACGGGGCTCGACGACCTCCGCGAGGCGCTGAACCGAATCGAGGCGTTCGTCGACGAACACGTCTGA
- a CDS encoding GNAT family N-acetyltransferase, which yields MVEYRPVPDATQAIFHEYVGYAFNPEDGPPEYDPDDVPDVMKLGGARGLYGDDAPPDADPLCVCRHYWFDTQVRGAVHPTPGLSMVASPPEHRRDGHVRRMLAASLEEYRERGARFSVLWPFRYRFYRRYGWDTCNQRATYECDPEALSFAANAIGDAGAYRKIETDDYERLVPVYESHAADYALSIDRDADWWRHRIFFGWEKDPFGYAWERDDEVRGYLLYDIDGDWSDRTMRVRELAFVDREAYLALLAFCYNHDSQVSTVKLGAPADSSLLDLAPDPDEIDREVETGPMVRIVDVADALASLSYPEIDARVTIAVEDEFVDWNDGVFALDAADGAATCRRADADPDARIDVAALAQLAVGYRSAPALEWAGRLDADAETTAALDRLFPETPVYLRDGF from the coding sequence ATGGTCGAGTACCGTCCTGTTCCCGACGCAACGCAAGCGATCTTCCACGAGTACGTGGGCTACGCATTCAACCCGGAGGACGGTCCGCCAGAGTACGACCCGGACGACGTGCCGGACGTGATGAAACTCGGCGGCGCGCGGGGGCTGTACGGCGACGATGCGCCGCCTGACGCCGATCCGTTGTGCGTCTGCCGACACTACTGGTTCGACACCCAGGTCCGAGGGGCCGTCCACCCGACACCCGGGCTCTCGATGGTCGCGTCGCCGCCGGAGCACCGCCGCGACGGACACGTTCGGCGCATGCTCGCCGCTTCCCTGGAGGAGTACCGGGAGCGCGGCGCCCGGTTCTCGGTCCTGTGGCCGTTCCGATACCGATTCTACCGCCGGTACGGCTGGGACACCTGCAACCAGCGTGCGACCTACGAGTGCGACCCGGAGGCGTTGTCCTTCGCCGCGAACGCCATCGGCGACGCCGGCGCGTACCGGAAGATCGAAACGGACGACTACGAACGGCTCGTTCCGGTGTACGAGTCCCACGCCGCCGACTACGCGCTCTCGATCGATCGCGACGCGGACTGGTGGCGACACCGCATCTTCTTCGGCTGGGAGAAGGACCCGTTCGGTTACGCCTGGGAGCGCGACGACGAGGTGCGCGGCTACCTGCTCTACGACATCGACGGCGACTGGAGCGATCGAACGATGCGGGTCCGCGAACTGGCCTTCGTCGACCGGGAGGCGTACCTGGCGCTGCTGGCGTTTTGCTACAACCACGACTCGCAGGTCTCGACGGTGAAACTCGGCGCGCCGGCCGACTCGTCCCTGCTCGATCTCGCTCCCGATCCGGACGAGATCGATCGCGAGGTCGAAACCGGCCCGATGGTTCGGATCGTCGACGTCGCCGACGCCCTGGCGTCGCTCTCGTACCCCGAGATCGACGCACGCGTCACGATCGCCGTCGAGGACGAGTTCGTCGACTGGAACGACGGGGTGTTCGCCCTGGACGCGGCCGACGGCGCGGCGACCTGCCGGCGCGCGGACGCAGACCCCGACGCGCGGATCGACGTCGCCGCCCTCGCCCAGCTCGCGGTCGGCTACCGATCGGCGCCGGCCCTCGAGTGGGCCGGGCGGCTCGACGCCGACGCGGAGACGACGGCGGCGCTCGATCGGCTCTTCCCGGAGACGCCGGTCTACCTCCGGGACGGGTTCTGA
- a CDS encoding GNAT family N-acetyltransferase, translating to MVDYRPIPDERDVFHEYRYYAFAPETGVPAYDPEEHDTPRSTLGARRGLYERAGDDRPRCVCRHYWLEASVRGEPHAAAGLASVATPPEYRRRGYVRQLLAHSFAEYRDHGIRVSVLWPFRYRFYRRYGWDTANWIVTHECDPDVLSFAADRLGSPRDRGRFRPVTGDAYEAIEPVYEAHADRYALALERDADWWRHRVFGGHDVDPFVYAYERDGEPRGYVRYAIDDGDDGPIMDVTELAFVDHDAFLALLSFCADHDSQVDRVRLQLPASVPLRAVASDPDEIETTVETGPMVRLVDVESTLAALSYPDVDETVTIGVEDPLVGWNEGTYRLAVSGGTATCERVPETIDADAADEPDAALDVGALSQLAVGTRSAPDLHRTGQLDVSGDDAVAAIDACFPETDVYLGEFF from the coding sequence ATGGTCGACTACCGTCCCATCCCGGACGAGCGGGACGTCTTTCACGAGTACCGGTACTACGCGTTCGCGCCGGAGACGGGAGTCCCGGCGTACGATCCCGAGGAACACGACACGCCGCGATCGACGCTCGGCGCCCGTCGCGGCCTGTACGAACGGGCCGGGGACGATCGGCCGCGCTGCGTCTGTCGCCACTACTGGCTCGAAGCGTCCGTTCGCGGGGAGCCACACGCCGCGGCCGGGTTGGCGTCCGTCGCGACGCCGCCCGAATACCGGCGCCGCGGATACGTGCGCCAGTTGCTCGCCCACTCGTTCGCGGAGTACCGCGACCACGGGATCCGGGTTTCGGTTCTCTGGCCGTTCAGGTACCGGTTCTACCGCCGGTACGGCTGGGACACCGCGAACTGGATCGTCACCCACGAGTGCGACCCCGACGTCCTGTCGTTCGCCGCCGACCGCCTCGGATCGCCGCGCGATCGAGGGCGGTTCCGCCCCGTCACGGGCGACGCGTACGAGGCGATCGAACCCGTCTACGAAGCTCACGCCGATCGGTACGCGCTCGCGCTCGAGCGCGACGCCGACTGGTGGCGCCACCGGGTTTTCGGCGGCCACGACGTCGATCCGTTCGTCTACGCGTACGAGCGCGACGGGGAGCCCCGCGGGTACGTCCGGTACGCGATCGACGACGGCGACGACGGGCCGATCATGGACGTAACCGAGCTGGCGTTCGTCGATCACGACGCGTTTCTCGCACTGCTGTCGTTCTGTGCCGACCACGACTCGCAGGTCGATCGCGTCCGGCTCCAACTGCCGGCATCGGTCCCGCTCCGGGCCGTCGCGTCGGACCCCGACGAGATCGAGACGACCGTCGAAACGGGGCCGATGGTCCGGCTCGTCGACGTCGAATCGACCCTCGCGGCGCTCTCCTATCCGGACGTCGACGAGACCGTCACGATCGGCGTCGAGGATCCGCTGGTCGGCTGGAACGAGGGGACGTACAGGCTGGCGGTGAGCGGCGGGACGGCGACCTGCGAGCGCGTCCCCGAAACGATCGACGCGGATGCCGCCGACGAGCCCGACGCGGCCCTCGACGTCGGCGCGCTCTCCCAACTCGCGGTCGGCACCCGCTCGGCACCCGATCTCCATCGGACGGGGCAACTCGACGTGTCGGGAGACGACGCCGTCGCGGCGATCGACGCGTGCTTCCCGGAGACGGACGTCTACCTCGGGGAATTCTTCTGA
- a CDS encoding NAD(P)/FAD-dependent oxidoreductase produces the protein MNVVVVGGGIVGLSSAYALAGRGADVIVCEKGSIGGGSTDRAVGGIRAQFSTPVNVELSRESMRVWDAFEDRFGIDIDYRRNGYLFLARTAETAAAFEETVAMQNDRGVPSEVLDPEMARERCPGIDPEKFVAATYSPTDGFADPHLALQAYARAAADAGVDVRTKTPVTDVLREDGAGSGSDAGSDHDRPVTGVETPDGRIDAELVVNAAGPWAREVAAMADISLPIAPKRRQIAVVDPETPVPETDPLTIDLGTGTYFRPDQDAAALVGGHLGDADPDRDPDAYEKSMAFDWAAEVVGTAAEWATYFGPESRIKRGWAGLYAVTPDDNAIVEETVPGFITAAGFSGHGFQHAPATGRIVAELVVDGSASLVDIDPLSSDRFESGVARTERNVV, from the coding sequence ATGAACGTCGTCGTCGTCGGCGGTGGCATCGTCGGCCTCTCGAGCGCGTACGCGCTGGCCGGTCGCGGCGCGGACGTGATCGTCTGCGAGAAGGGGTCGATCGGCGGCGGAAGCACCGATCGCGCGGTCGGCGGCATCCGTGCGCAGTTCTCGACGCCGGTGAATGTCGAGCTGTCCCGCGAGAGCATGCGCGTCTGGGACGCGTTCGAGGACCGGTTCGGGATCGACATCGACTACCGGCGCAACGGCTATCTCTTTCTGGCGCGAACCGCGGAGACCGCCGCGGCGTTCGAGGAGACGGTTGCGATGCAGAACGATCGCGGGGTGCCGAGCGAGGTGCTCGATCCGGAGATGGCGCGGGAGCGCTGTCCGGGGATCGACCCCGAGAAGTTCGTCGCGGCGACGTACTCTCCGACGGACGGCTTCGCCGATCCACACCTCGCGTTGCAGGCCTACGCGCGGGCGGCGGCCGACGCGGGCGTCGACGTGCGGACGAAGACGCCGGTCACGGACGTGCTCCGCGAGGACGGCGCCGGTTCCGGCTCGGACGCCGGGTCCGACCACGATCGGCCGGTGACCGGCGTCGAAACGCCCGACGGACGGATCGATGCCGAGCTCGTCGTCAACGCCGCCGGCCCGTGGGCCCGGGAGGTCGCCGCGATGGCCGATATATCCTTGCCGATCGCACCCAAGCGCCGCCAGATCGCCGTCGTCGACCCCGAGACGCCGGTTCCGGAGACGGATCCGCTGACGATCGACCTCGGGACGGGCACCTACTTCCGACCGGACCAGGACGCCGCGGCGCTGGTCGGCGGCCACCTCGGGGACGCTGATCCGGACCGCGACCCCGACGCCTACGAGAAATCGATGGCGTTCGACTGGGCCGCCGAGGTCGTCGGAACCGCCGCGGAGTGGGCGACCTACTTCGGCCCCGAGTCGCGGATCAAACGCGGCTGGGCGGGGCTGTACGCCGTGACGCCGGACGACAACGCGATCGTCGAGGAGACGGTTCCCGGATTCATCACAGCGGCCGGCTTCTCCGGACACGGCTTCCAGCACGCGCCGGCGACCGGCCGGATCGTCGCCGAACTCGTCGTCGACGGTTCGGCCTCGCTGGTCGACATCGACCCGCTCTCGAGCGATCGGTTCGAGTCGGGCGTCGCCCGCACTGAGCGGAACGTCGTGTGA
- a CDS encoding NAD(P)/FAD-dependent oxidoreductase: MSTVIVGGGIVGTAIAARLAATDRDVTLLERDAIGGETTAASAGIVMRTAVDPDAFGCRFRTRARSVYRRLFERESIETTRVGTLYVAETASFADRLEASAATLREHGVEASFVPPEVLPDLGLDSDGSVGALHTPEDELCEPTAIAEWFADCAARGGVDVRTGEAVVDVRTDDGSVTGIVTDGGTVEADVVVNATGPWAPRLNDLAGVSLPLRHTLGPMAELEAPAPIEIPVTILESERYVRPAGDRRAWIGEYRTAYEAGGLYDPAEISIPEGFRESAIEMDAVVPALADASIVDEWVGLRTVTPDGQPIVGETSVEGFVVACGMTGQGITIAPAVADVVRKTIDGSVDSEVRDRLSPDRFRSTE; the protein is encoded by the coding sequence ATGTCCACCGTTATCGTCGGTGGTGGTATCGTCGGGACGGCGATCGCCGCTCGCCTCGCCGCGACCGACCGCGACGTGACGCTCTTAGAGCGGGACGCGATCGGCGGCGAGACGACGGCCGCCTCCGCGGGGATCGTGATGCGAACCGCGGTCGACCCGGACGCGTTCGGGTGCCGCTTTCGGACCCGCGCGCGATCGGTGTACCGGCGGCTGTTCGAGCGAGAATCGATCGAGACGACCCGCGTCGGAACCCTCTACGTCGCGGAGACGGCGTCGTTCGCCGATCGACTCGAAGCGTCGGCGGCGACGCTCCGCGAACACGGCGTCGAGGCGTCGTTCGTCCCGCCGGAAGTCCTTCCCGACCTCGGCCTCGATTCCGACGGATCCGTCGGCGCCCTCCACACCCCCGAGGACGAACTCTGCGAGCCGACCGCGATCGCCGAGTGGTTCGCCGACTGCGCGGCTCGCGGCGGCGTCGACGTGCGAACGGGCGAGGCGGTCGTCGACGTGCGCACGGACGACGGCTCCGTAACGGGGATCGTCACCGACGGCGGGACCGTCGAGGCGGACGTCGTCGTCAACGCGACCGGGCCGTGGGCGCCGCGGTTGAACGACCTGGCCGGCGTCTCGCTCCCGCTTCGTCACACGCTCGGGCCGATGGCGGAACTCGAGGCCCCGGCTCCGATCGAGATCCCGGTGACGATCCTCGAATCCGAGCGCTACGTCCGCCCCGCCGGCGATCGGCGGGCCTGGATCGGCGAGTATCGAACCGCGTACGAGGCCGGCGGACTGTACGACCCCGCCGAGATCTCGATCCCGGAGGGCTTTCGCGAGTCCGCGATCGAGATGGACGCCGTCGTGCCGGCACTGGCCGACGCGTCGATCGTCGACGAGTGGGTCGGCCTCCGAACCGTCACGCCCGACGGCCAGCCGATCGTCGGCGAGACGAGCGTCGAGGGCTTCGTCGTCGCCTGCGGGATGACCGGCCAGGGCATCACGATCGCCCCGGCCGTCGCGGACGTCGTCCGGAAGACGATCGATGGAAGCGTCGATTCCGAGGTTCGCGATCGGCTTTCGCCCGATCGGTTCCGATCGACCGAGTAG
- a CDS encoding PAS domain-containing protein, protein MSGRSVPIVDRVTDAFFALDTDFRFTYLNDRAETLLERSRDDLIGRVMWDEFPDTVETQFPDGFHRAMDEQVSVSFDIYHAHLETWFETRAYPSEGGLSVYMRDVTERKRQETTLAQHAAVVEATRDGVVTLDRNRRIVTVNAALESLLGVDRRELIGEHVEIVPELAAIDDAETLELGRAITDVDLGNAGRRHLDVAFTDADGTDRMGELRVVPIHDDTATVAVVIRDVTDQHEYERVVTSLHEVTRWLLDSDDPEEICAIAVHAGSDLLDFPISGVWLLDDERGYLEPVAGTAGAHEKFGGLPRFYAGEGLIWDVFESGEVERFDDLRAVDDLYNPETPIRSEIIAPIGTHGVLMTGAFEPDQFDETDGDLLSTLVENTRAALDRADRERVLRRRSADLERQTERLESIAEILSSDLKRQLEAVSEALDADGADSEWEFPLAEDTVDATLDRAEQLVDDVREFARNASDVRTRSRLDLESAIESAIGASRLDDDCVVLERRATLRADAERFHRLLETAFDNIAARADDDVTVQIGVVGFETDGSRGFFLLDDATEIPPTAHERVLDPATDDDTAIDGLGLALVRAIAEAHDWRISIDNGQHGGTRIEIRDVTTLELAESTPSA, encoded by the coding sequence GTGAGCGGCCGGTCGGTTCCGATCGTCGACCGCGTCACCGACGCCTTCTTCGCGCTCGACACGGACTTTCGGTTCACCTACCTCAACGACCGAGCCGAGACGCTTCTCGAGCGATCGCGCGACGACCTGATCGGGCGGGTCATGTGGGACGAATTCCCGGACACCGTCGAGACCCAGTTTCCCGACGGGTTCCACCGAGCGATGGACGAGCAGGTATCAGTCTCGTTCGACATCTACCACGCGCACTTAGAGACTTGGTTCGAAACGCGGGCGTACCCCTCAGAAGGCGGGCTCTCGGTGTACATGCGCGACGTCACCGAGCGAAAACGCCAGGAGACGACGCTGGCCCAGCACGCCGCCGTCGTCGAAGCGACCCGCGACGGCGTCGTCACCCTCGACCGCAACCGCCGGATCGTGACCGTCAACGCCGCCCTCGAGTCGCTACTCGGCGTCGATCGACGGGAGCTGATCGGCGAGCACGTCGAGATCGTGCCCGAGCTGGCCGCGATCGACGACGCGGAGACGCTCGAACTCGGCCGGGCGATCACCGACGTCGACCTCGGCAACGCCGGTCGGCGACACCTCGACGTCGCGTTCACCGACGCGGACGGAACCGATCGAATGGGCGAGCTCCGGGTCGTTCCGATCCACGACGACACGGCGACCGTCGCGGTCGTGATCCGCGACGTCACCGACCAGCACGAGTACGAGCGCGTCGTCACCTCGCTCCACGAGGTCACGCGGTGGCTCCTCGACTCGGACGATCCCGAAGAGATCTGCGCGATCGCCGTCCACGCGGGCAGCGACCTGCTCGACTTTCCGATCAGCGGCGTCTGGTTGCTCGACGACGAGCGCGGCTACCTCGAGCCGGTTGCCGGCACCGCCGGCGCCCACGAGAAGTTCGGCGGGCTCCCTCGATTCTACGCGGGCGAAGGCCTCATTTGGGACGTCTTCGAGTCCGGCGAGGTCGAGCGGTTCGACGACCTCCGGGCCGTCGACGATCTCTACAATCCGGAGACGCCGATCCGCTCCGAGATCATCGCGCCGATCGGAACCCACGGCGTCCTGATGACCGGCGCGTTCGAACCCGATCAGTTCGACGAGACCGACGGCGACCTGCTCTCGACGCTCGTCGAAAACACCCGGGCCGCGCTCGACCGCGCCGATCGCGAGCGGGTGCTCCGCCGCCGATCGGCGGACCTCGAGCGCCAGACCGAACGGCTGGAATCGATCGCTGAGATCCTCTCGAGCGACCTGAAGCGGCAACTCGAGGCCGTTTCCGAGGCCCTCGACGCGGACGGCGCAGATTCCGAGTGGGAGTTTCCACTGGCGGAAGATACCGTCGACGCGACCCTCGACAGGGCCGAACAGCTCGTCGACGACGTCCGCGAGTTCGCCCGAAACGCGTCCGACGTCAGGACCCGGAGCCGGCTCGACCTCGAATCGGCGATCGAGTCGGCGATCGGCGCGTCCCGGCTCGACGACGATTGCGTCGTCCTCGAGCGGCGGGCGACGCTCAGAGCCGACGCCGAGCGGTTCCACCGCCTCCTCGAGACCGCATTCGACAACATCGCGGCGCGCGCCGACGACGACGTGACGGTCCAGATCGGCGTCGTCGGTTTCGAAACCGACGGGTCACGGGGCTTCTTTCTGCTGGACGACGCCACAGAGATTCCGCCCACCGCCCACGAGCGGGTTCTCGATCCCGCAACCGACGACGACACCGCCATCGACGGACTCGGACTGGCGCTCGTGCGGGCCATCGCCGAAGCGCACGACTGGCGGATCTCGATCGATAACGGCCAACACGGCGGCACGCGGATCGAGATCAGAGACGTAACGACCCTCGAACTGGCGGAATCAACGCCGTCCGCGTAG